The genomic stretch ACTGCCTGCTGGACTACTTCCAGAAGAACCACGGCGACGACTGGCAGATGGTCATCGACGAGAGCCACGTCACCGTCCCGCAGGTCCGCGGGATGTACAACGGCGACCGGGCGCGCAAGCTGAACCTCGTCGAGCACGGCTTCCGCCTGCCGTCGGCGATGGACAACCGGCCGCTCACGTTCGAGGAGTTCGAGACCTTCCACCACAACGTGATGTTCGTCTCGGCCACGCCCGCCGACTACGAGCTGGAGCAGTCGGGCGGCGTCGTGGTGGAGCAGATCATCCGCCCGACCGGCATCCTCGATCCTCAGGTGGAAGTCCGCCCGGTCGAGGGCCAGATCGACGACCTCCTGGGCGAGATTCGGGACCGCGTCAAGGCGGGCGGCCGCGTGCTGGTGACGACGCTCACCAAGCGCATGGCCGAGGACCTGACCGACTACCTCGACAGCTTCGGCGTCAAGGTGCGCTACCTCCACTCCGACATCGACGCGCTGGAGCGGGTCGACATCCTGCGCGACCTGCGCCTCGGGGCGTTCGACGTGCTGGTCGGCATCAACCTGCTCCGCGAGGGGCTCGACCTGCCCGAGGTCAACCTCGTCGCGATCCTCGACGCCGACAAGGAGGGCTTCCTGCGCTCCGAGCGCTCGCTCATCCAGACCGCCGGTCGCGCCGCCCGCAACGCGGACTCGATCGTGGTCCTCTACGCCGACCGCGTGACGGACTCGATGGCGCGCATGATGGAGGAGACCGAGCGCCGCCGCGAGATCCAGGCGGCCTACAACCAGGAGCACGGCATCACGCCGACGACCGTCACCAAGTCCATCGCCGAGGTCCGCAGCGGCACGGCCATCGCGGACCACAAGGCGGAGCAGGACGAGCGCCGCGCCAAGCAGGCGACGACCTACTACGCCGGCCCCGACCAGCTCCCGAAGGTCGCCGACCCCGTCGTCAAGTACCTCACCGACGACCAGAAGAAGGATCTCGTCGCCCAGCTCACGCGCGAGATGGACGCTGCGGCGGAGAACCTGGAGTTCGAGAAGGCCGCCGAGCTGCGCGACTCCATCGCCCAGATCGAGGCCGAGATGGCCGCCTAGCCCGCCTCGGCGCCCCTGCGGACGGTGTCGCCGAGGCGGACCGAGGGCCGGGCGGTCTCCGACCCGACGGAGACCACTCGGCCGGACCGCGCGCTGCCTACGGGCAGCCGTACTGCGACGAGACGGTGACGGACTTCGTCAGTGTCCCAACCGGAGTCGTCACAGTGATGGTGAACGAGGTGTCGTCGGTCAGCAGCGACAGCGACCGCGGGTAGCCGTACGAGCCCGGGCCGTTGACGTAGATGTCCCGGTCGAAACCCCAGTTGATGGACGGGTACGGGTAGACCGTGCCCGGCTTCGAGACGTAGTACTCGACGTTGCAGAACTCGCCGACCTGCGTCGGGCCCTGCAGCGTCAGACAGTGACTCGTGTTCCGGGGGATGGTGTCGTCGTAGTTGCTGCCTGACGAGATCCACCTGACCAGCGGGTTGCTGTTGCCCCCATCCGTCTCGATCGTGACGGTTCCGGAGGAGGAACTCATGAGGGCCGCACCGGAGAGGACCGTCCAGTTCGAAGCCGGGGAGGGGTCGGCGAGGTACGTGCCGACGCAGTAGTCGCCAAGCGAACTCGGTGTGTCGAAGATGGGCGTCAGCTCACCGGCGATCTCTTTGGCATCCGCGACGGCCGATACAGAGCCGTCGGGGCCGGAGGCGTCGCAACCGGCGAACACGAGAAGAGAGGCGGCGAACGCGAGAGAGAGTGTTCTCATGGCAGGAAGGGAGGGGCAGGAAGAGAGGGGACGACGCCCGATGGCGCACAGCCAACGTATCGGACCCGGGCTAGACCCGCATGGGATGAACGTCCCGAGTCCCCATGACTTGGGCACCACCAGGTCGGTACGAATCGCGAGTTCCCGCACGAGACGACCGCCTCCCATCGGCGACTCACTCGGCCGACTCCCCGAGGCGGGGGAGGCGAATCAGGCCGGTCCACGACGAGACTGCCGGCTCCCCTTCAGGCCCTCCCATGCGCGCGTTGCTCCTCGTCCTGGCGCTCGCCGTTCCCGTCGGCGCCCAGACCTGCGGCGGTGTCCTCTCGATCCCGCTCCGCCGCGTCCACACCCACACGTACACCGGCACCCGCGTCGACACGCTGGTGGCAGCCAGCGCGGCCCGCTACGACGTGACCGCGCTCGCCATCGAGGCCGACGCGTTCCCCGCGCCGCCCGACCTTCGCGCCCGGCCGACACCCGAGGCCCTCCGCGCCGCCGATCCCCACCTCTCCGTCACCATCGACTCGCTCGGCGACCCGCACGACGGCCGTCTCTTCTGGCCCCGCGACGACCTCCGGACGTGGACGCGCTGCGGCTTCGCCCTCCTCCGCTACACGCTGACGATCCGGACCGGGGAGGACCCGCCGCCCGTCATGGTGCTGGACCTGTACCACGTCCCGGCGCACGTGCCCATCGAAGCCGAGGAGCCGCTCACCGTCCGCCCCGGCCGCTGGTCGTTCGACTTCGCCGACGGGCTCCCGCTCCGCGACGAGAACCTGCGTCCAGAGCCCGAGTAAGCCGCGCGACAGGGCCACGCGGAGCGCGACCGCCGCGGCCGGGACCAGGCAGGCGAGGAGGCCCCGACCACCGGCACACGGCGCGGCCTCCCGACCGGGCCCTCCACCGAGGACATGCCAGGAGCCCCCGTAGCCCCTCGGGCGGTAGTCTCTGCCTCCTCCCCAACCTCGTTCGTGTCCGAGTCCTCCCGTCGCCCGATTCCGCAAACGCTCAAGGAGTACGGGCGTGCGACGGCGGGCGGATTGCTGTTCGCTTCGGCGTCGCTGTACACGATGGAGATCTGGTGGCAGGGGTACACCGTGCCCAGCCACATCGTGTTCGTCCGGTTCCTCGGCGTGCTGGCGCTGCTGACGGCCTACTCCCACTATGACGGGCTCCACGACGGGGCCTCGCTCTGGCACGACGTGTTCGAGGCCTTCGAGGCGATCGCGCTCGGCTTCCTCATTACCGTCGTCACGCTCAAGCTGGCCGGGCAGTTACCGTCCGGCATCGGCGGACGAGAGGCGATCCAGCGCGTCGTGATGGCGGGCGGCGTGACGGCCATCGGCGTGGCCGTCGGGACGGCGCAGTTGGGCGCGGAGGACGACGACGAGGACGAGGACGCATCCCACGGAGGCATGCTCCACGGCCTCGCGCTGTCGGTGCTGGGGGCCTTCCTCATCGGGTCCAGCGTGGCGCCGACCGAGGAGATCCTCATGATCGGCTCCGAGTCTCCGGGCTGGGCGGCCCTCGCGGCCGCGCTCCTGTCGTACGTCCTCGCGCTCGGCATCGTCAGCTACGTGCAGTTTCGCGGCTCGGGGCGCGTGGGCGAGATCACCGGACACGCCGCGGCCGACGCCGTCGTGACGTACGCGGTGGCGCTCACGGTCTCGGCCTACCTCCTGTGGTCGACCGGCCAGTTCGAGGGGCTGGGTGGCCTCGCCGCACTCGACCTCGTCGTGTACCTCGGCTTCCCGTGCACACTCGGTGCCGCGGCGGGCCGGCTTCTTCTCTAACCATGTCCTCGGATTCCCAGCCCGACGGGCGCAAGGATCGCAACGCGCTCGAGTGGGCCGTCTTCGGCCTGGGCCTCGTCATCGTCGTCGGCGTGCTCGGGTTCCTCGTCTACCAGTTGGTGGTCGGCTCCGACGAACCCGCCGACCTCGTGGTGACCCTCGACGCGCCCGAGGAGCAGCGCGGCACCGTGCTGATTCCGCTCACGGTCGTCAACGAGGGGGACCAGGTCGCAGAGGCGGCCGTCATCGAGGTCTGCTCCGGTCCCGACGCGTGCGGCGAGGTCACCTTCACGTACGTCCCCCAAGGCTCGACGCGCGAGGGCGTGGTCGGGCTGTCGGCTCCGCTGGCGGCTCCGCTGACCTCCCGGGTCGTCTCGTACCGAACGCGCTGAGGACCTCGTCGCGGCTCGCCTGCTGCCCGAGTCCCCGAGGGCTGGGACGACCGAGGCGCCGCACCGAGCAGGAGCACAGGTAGACTTGGCATCCGCCCTCCTGTCTCCATGACCCTCCTCTTCCTCGGTGGCACCGGCACCCTCTCGTCCGCGTGTGCGGCGCGGGCTGTCGCCCGCGGCCACCAGCTTACCCTCGTCACGCGCGGCCGGGCCGACCACCGTGCTCCCGACCGGGCCGAGATCCTCCACGCCGACGCCCGCGATCCCGAAGCCGTCGCCGCCGCGATCGGCGACCGCACGTTCGACGCCGTCGTCGACTGGGTCGCGTTCGCGCCAGAGCACGTCGAGGACGACCTCCGCCTGTTCCGCGGCCGAACCGGTCAATACGTGTTCATCTCGTCCGCCTCGGCGTACCAGACGCCGCCCCGGTCGCTGCCGGTGACCGAGGAGACGCCGCTCGACAACCCCGTCTGGGCGTACTCGCAGGCCAAGATCGCGTGCGAGGCGCGCGTCTGGGAGGCCCGCGACGCCGGGATGCCCGTCACGGTCGTCCGCCCGTCGCACACCGTCGCGCCGTGGTCGATGCCGTTCCGTGGTGGCTACACCGTGATCGACCGGATGCGGCGCGGCGCGCCGGTGCTGGTCCACGGCGACGGCCTCTCGCTGTGGACGCTGACCAACCACCGAGACTTCGCGACCGGCTTCGTCGGGCTGCTGGGGCACGAGGGCGCGCTGGGCCGAGCCATCCACATCACATCGGACGAGGTGCTGACGTGGGACGCCATCACCCACACGCTCGCCGAGGCGGCCGGGGCCGAGGCGCGCATCGTCCACGTCCCGTCAGACCGCGTGGCAGCCGTCGATGCCGACTGGGGCGACAGCCTGCTCGGCGACAAGGCGCACAGCCGCGTGTTCGACAACGCCCTCGTGAAGCGTCTCGTCCCGGACTTCGCGGCGCCGACGACGTGGGCCGAGAGCGCCGCCGAGATGGTCGCCTGGTTCGACGCCGACCCGCGCCGGCGAGTGGTGGACGAGGCGGCAGACCGCACGATGGACGCCCTGATCGCGCCCCTGCTTTGAGACTGGAAGCGCGCGACATGGTGAAGCACGGGTGAACCGACAGCGGTATTCTGGCGGTCCCCGCTGCCGTCCCCCCCCGTACCGCCATGACCCTCGGAGTGCCCCGCGAGACCGCGCCCGACGAGCGCCGCGTCGCCCTGACGCCGGACGCCATCCGGCGGCTCGCACGGGCCGGGGTCGAGGTCGTCGTCGAGCGAGGCGCGGGCGCGACGGCGTTCGTCTCAGACGCCGCCATGGAAGCCGCGGGCGCCCGCCTCGGAGACCGCACCGAGGCCCTCGGCGCCGACGTGGTGGCCACGGTGAAGGGCCTCCCGCCCGAGGACGTGGCGCAGGTCCGCGAGGGCGCCGTGGTGCTGGGCCTGCTGCGTCCGCTGGACGCGCCTGAGGCGCTGGCACCACTCGCAGAGCGTGGAGCCACGGCCATCGCCATGGAGTTGGTGCCTCGCATCTCACGGGCGCAGAAGATGGACGCCCTCTCCGCGATGAGCACCGTCGCCGGGTACCGGGCCGTGCTGCTGGCCGCCGAGCGGCTGCCCAAGTTCTTCCCGCTGCTGACGACCGCCGCCGGGACGGTCCGCCCCGCGAAGGTGCTGGTGCTGGGCGCGGGCGTGGCCGGGCTCCAGGCCCTCGCGACGGCGCGGCGGCTGGGCGCGGTGACCTCCGCCTACGACGTTCGGGCAGCGGCCCGCGAGCAGGTCGAGTCGGTCGGCGCCGACTTCGTGGAGTTGGACCTGGGCGCGGGCGACGCCGAGGACGCGAGCGGCTACGCGAAGGCGCTCACCGAGGACCAGCTCGTCCGCCAGCGCGCCCAGCTCGCCGACCTCGTGGCGAGCGTGGACGTGGTCATCACAACGGCCCTCATCCCCGGCCGCCCGGCGCCGCTGCTGCTCACCGAGGACGCGGTCGCGGCCATGCCGCCCGGCTCGGTCATCGTGGACCTCGCGGCGCCCAACGGCGGCAACTGCGCGGCCACGGTCCCCGGCGAGACCACCGAGGTGAGCGGGGTCTCGATCCTCGCTCCGCTCGACCTTGCCGCCGAGATGCCGCTCCACGCCAGCGACATGTACGGCCGCACCGTCGGCGCCCTCGTGCTGGACTTCATGACTGACGACGGCGCGTTCCGGGTCGACCTGGAAGATGAGATCCTGGCCGGGGCGGTCGTCACGCACGGCGGGGTCGTCGTCCACCCGCGCGTGCTCTCGCTGCTGCCCGAGGCGGACTCCCCCTAGACGCGCCAGATGCCCCTCAACGCCTCGCGCAGTTCGCGCATCGTCGTGCGTGGGGCCTCCGACTTCTCCCAGAGCAGGCCTACGCTCTACGCCCCCCTCTTCCGATGGACATCGCCTTCCTCGTCGTCTTCGTGCTCGCCTCGTTCGTCGGGATCGAGGTGATCTCCAAGGTGCCCGCGACGCTGCACACGCCGCTGATGTCGGGCTCGAACGCGATCAGCGGCATCACCATCGTCGGCGCGCTCGTTGTGGCGGGCGGCGTGGAGAGCCCCTGGGCGAAGTGGGTCGGGCTGGCGGCGCTCGTGCTGGCGACCGTCAACGTGGTCGGCGGCTTCCTCGTGACCGACCGGATGCTGGAGATGTTCAAGCCGCGCGAGCGCGGGTCGGAGGAGTCGTAGCAGACGCCTCGCCTCACGCCTCACCGCTCACGCCTCTCCCCGATGACCGACTCCCTCGTCACGCTCGCGTACCTCGTCGCGGCCTCGCTGTTCATCCTCGGCTTGAAGAAGCTGGGCTCGCCGCGGACGGCGCGGGCGGGCAACCGGCAGGCGGCGGCCGGCATGCTGGTCGGCGTCGTGGCGGCGCTGTTCGAGACCCAGATCCTGAACCCGGTCGAGCTGATCGCCGGGCTGGCGGTGGGCGGGCTGGTCGGCGTGTGGCTGGCGCGGCGGACGCCGCTGACGGAGATGCCGGAGCTGGTGGCCGTCTTCAACGGCTTCGGGGGCGCGGCCTCGGCGCTGGTCGCGGGTGCCGAGGCGCTCCGGCTGCTCACGCCCGAGACGACGTGGGCCGGCGAGATCGGGGTCTACCCCGGCCGCGTGGTCACCGAGGCGGGGAATGTGGCAGGCCAGGCGGCCTCGACGTTCGGCGTCGTCCCGGGCCTGATCGTGGCCGCCTCGGTGCTGATCGGGACGGTGACGCTGTCCGGCTCGTTCGTAGCCGTCGCCAAGCTGCGCGGCCGCGGGCCGGGCGCGTTCCCCGGCATCCGCCTCGCCTCGATCGTGGTCGGACTGGCGACGCTGGCGATGATCGCTGCGGCCGGGTGGGCCGCGGCGGTGTACCCGGCGGTGGGCTGGTTCGCCGTCGCGCTCGGCGCGCTGGCGGTGCTGTCGCTGGTGCTGGGCGTGCTGCTGGTGGCACCCATCGGCGGGGCCGACATGCCGGTCGTGGTGGCGCTCTTGAACGCGTACTCCGGGCTGGCCGCCGCCGCGACGGGCTTCGTGCTGGGCAACTACGCGTTGATCGTGTCCGGCGCCCTCGTCGGCGCGAGCGGCCTGATCCTGACGCGGATCATGTGCGAGGCCATGAACCGGTCGCTGGGCAACGTCCTGCTCGGCGGCTTCGGCGCGACCGCATCCGCCTCGGGCGGGTCCGGCGACGAGGAGGACCGGACGGTCCGCTCCACGACGCCCGACGACGCAGCCGTGATGATGGCCTATGCGCAGAAGGTGGTGATCGTCCCCGGCTACGGGCTGGCCGTCGCGCAGGCCCAGCACGAGGCCCGCGAGCTGGCCGACCTGCTCCAGAAGGAGGGTGTCGCGGTGAGCTACGCCATCCACCCGGTCGCGGGGCGGATGCCGGGCCACATGAACGTGCTCCTGGCCGAGGCCAACGTGCCCTACGACCAGCTCGTCGAGATGGACGACATCAACCCGGAGTTTGGACAGACCGACGTGGTGCTGGTGGTCGGCGCCAACGACGTAGTCAACCCGGGCGCCCGCGACGACCCGGGGAGCCCGATCTACGGGATGCCGGTCCTCAACGTGGACGAGGCGCAGCAGGTGATCGTGATGAAGCGGAGCATGAGCACGGGCTACGCGGGCATCCAGAACCCGCTCTTCTTCAAGGACAACACGGCCATGCTGTTCGGCGACGCGAAGGCGTCTCTGAAGGCCATCGTCGGTGAGTTGAAGACGCTGCAGGCGGCGTAGCACAGAGAGAGGGGGAGGCGTGCCGTCCTCTCTGCGCACGCCCGGCCTCGACGAGAGGAACCCGGCACGAGGCGTGTGGTGAGCCCCTCCCTCGCCTCCGCTCTTATGTCCCCGCACGGCATCCATCACCTCACCGCGGTTTCGGCTGCGATCCAGGCCAACTACCGGTTCTACACCGAGACGATGGGCATGCGCCTCGTCAAGCGGAGCGTCAACCAGGACGACGTCTCGGCCTACCACCTGTTCTACTCGGACGCGGTCGGCACGCCGGGCCACGACCTGACGTTCTTCGACTGGCCCGTGCCGCGGGAGCAGCGGGGCACGCGGTCCGTCACGCGGACCGGCCTGCGGGTCGCCGAGGCCAGCCTGCCGTTCTGGGCCGACCGCCTCGCCGAGGCGGGCATCGTCGCCGAGCCTGTCGCTGAGATCGACGGCCGGGCGACGCTCCGCTTCGAGGACGCCGAGGGCCAGCGCCTCGCGCTCGTCGCCGACGGCGGCACGGGTGACGCGCCGACGCCGTGGGATCAGAGCCCGGTCCCGGCCGAGCACCAGATCCGCGGGCTGGGCCCGATCACGATGAGCGTGCCCGACCTGGAGAACACCGACCTCGTGCTCCGCGTGGTCCTGGGCATGACGCCCGTCCGCACCTACGCCGACCCGGACCGGCCCGAGGACACGGTCCACGTCTATGCGATGGGCGGCGACGCCACCGAGGCGGGGCCTCACGCCGAGCTCCACGTGGCCGTCCAGCCCGACCTGCCCGCCGCGCGGCAGGGTGCGGGCGCCGTCCACCACGTCGCCTTCCGCATCCCGGACGACCAGTACGACGCGTGGGCCGCCCGGCTCGGCCAGTTCGGCGTGCCGTCGAGCGGGCCGGTGGACCGCTACTACTTCCGGAGTCTCTACTTCCGCGAGCCCGGCGGCGTCCTGTTCGAGCTCGCCACCGACGGCCCCGGCTTCGCGGTCGACGAGGACGCGGCGACGCTGGGCGAGACGGTCGCCCTGCCGCCGTTCCTGGAGGGGCGTCGCGCGGAGATCGTCGCAGGCCTGAAGCCGCTCGGAGAGGAGGCGTGATCGGGTGAGGAGTCGGCGCCCAGGGTCCGGCGGTCAGCACCTGTAGCGGCACGTCTGGTCAGGCTCGCCCCTCTCGCCATCGAGGTGGGCGAGGGCACCGAGCAGCCAGCGGGCGCCGGTTTCGTGTCTGGCACCGTGTTTGGGAGAGAGGCCGGACAGGCGTCCCCGCCGTGGCCGAGACGAACACTTCGTCCTGGCGGAATCAGACAGTGACGCGCGCCCCCCTTGATGTGTCTCACCTCCAGACCCGACCTTCCCCGCCCCGGCATCCCGCGCGCCCCTGGCGCGTAGTCCGGCGGCTGGGCTCGTCGCCCGGCGCGCTCCCCTCCCACACGCCGCCTCTTCCGATGAGTCTCGCCACCCGCGCGGTCTACCCCTCGCAGCCGACCCCGCTCCGCTCCCACCTCGACGCCCTCCTCGCCGAGGCCGAGCTCCCCGCCGACCTCGACGCCGACGCGCTGATCGGCATCGTCGTCCCCGATTCCAACCGGGCGTCCGGTGGGGCCACGGCCGCGACGGCCTACCAGCTGCTCCGCGGCGCCTCGCTCGACACTGCGATCGTGATCTCGCCGAGCCACAACGGCGAGTTCGGGCGGCTCTCGATCTGCCAGACGGACACGTACCACACACCGCTCGGCGGGGTGCCGGTCAACGACCACCTCCGCAACGAGCTCTGCGACGAGGACGACGACATCTTCCTCGACGACACCGGCCACTACCACACCGAGGGGGCCGACGTCCAGCTTCCCTTCCTCCAGGCCGCGCTCGCGGGCGACTTCGACGCCGTCCCGATCGTGATGGGCGAGGAGAGCCCGGCGTTCTGCCGCGAGCTTGGCGGCGCCGTCGGCGAGGTGATGTACGGCAAGCGCGCCGTGGTGGTCGGGTCCTGCGACCTGCTCGGCGGCGACGACGACGCCATCGCCCGCTTCCGCGAGGCCATCGAGAGCTTCGACGAGAGCGAGCTGATGCACCTGCTCGGCAGCGAGACGGTCCGCGTGGAAGGCATGGGCGCGCTCATCACCACCCTCATCGCCTCGAAGGCGCGCGGCGCGACCCACGCCCGCGTCCTCGCCCTCACGCCGCCCGATGGCGACGTCCCCGGCAGCCTCGCCGTCGCCTTCTGGAAGGGCTAGAGGCGTGAGCTGTGAGCCGTCAGGGCTCGCGGCTTTCCCCACGCCTGTCGCCCTCTGCTCTCGCCTCCTATGGACACCTTCGCCTCCGCCTTCCCGACCCCGCGCCCCGCGGTCGCCCTCATCGGCGCCGGAGCGATGGCGCGCGCGCTCGGGCTGCGGCTGGCGGAGAGCGGCTATCCCATCGCCGCCGTCATCAGCCGACGGCGCGGTCCGGCCGAGGCCCTGGCGCAACTGCTCGGCGCCCCGTTCGCCTCCGACCGCCTCGGCGACGTGCCCGGGGTGCCCCTGGTGATCCTCGCCGTCCCGGACGACCAGATCGCGGACCTCGCCGACACGCTGACCGGCGCGCCGCGCTCGTGGCAGGGCGCCGTCGTGCTCCACACGTCGGGCGCGCAGACGGCCTCGCTGCTGGAGCCGCTCCGCCAGGAGGGCGCGCGGACGCTCTCCTTCCACCCCCTCCAGACCGTCACGCGGGACGCCGACGCGACGACGCTCGCGGGCGTCAGCGTGGGCGTCGAGGGCGAGCCGCCGGGCGTCGCCGCGGGCATCGAGCTGGCAGTCGGGCTGGGGATGCGCTACCTCGTGCTCTCTGCCGAGGCCAAGCCGCGCTACCACCTCGCCGCCGCGATGGCGTCCAACCTGCTCGTGACCCTCATGGGCATGGTGCAGGAGGTGCTGGCGTCGATCGGCGTCGATCGCCGCGAGGCCATGGCGACGCTCGCGCCGCTGCTCCAGGGCACGCTCGACAACCTGACCGCGACCTCCCCCGAGGAAGCCCTCACCGGCCCTGTCGCCCGGGGCGACATCGGGACGCTGCGCGCCCACGGGCTCGCGCTCCGCAAGGACCTGCCGCACCTCGTCCCGGCCTACGCCGCGCTGTCCGTCGAGACGGTCCGCCTCGCGGTCCGCGCCGGAACGCTGGCGCCGGGACGCGCCGAGGACGTGCTCGCGCTCATGGAACGCATGGTGACGCTGCCGCTCCCCGGCACCGCGCCGAGGACGCCGGAGGGCCCGCGTCCGCCCGCGCCAGGACGCGCCGGGACGCCGTCGTAGAGGCCTGTTTTCGAGAGCGCTACCTCGCGCGACCCATCCGTATCGCCAATGCGGAGCCCCGACGAAGGGACGGTGGAGGCACGGCGGCGGGACGGCAAAACCTCCGCGGGAACGCTTCAGGTGGGGACCGAATGTGCCGATGTGTCCCGTTCTTTGCGCCTTCGCGCTGTATCGCTGAACGTCGGCTCGCCCGGCGCACGCACCGTATGCACACTGATCTTCCGATGGAAGGCATCGCTCCCGGCCTCACGGCCGAGTCCGTCGCGGCCCTGGCCGCGCGGAGCGTCTGCCGCGACTCGGCGTCCTCGTTCCAGGCGTTGCTGGCCGCCGCCGCCGCCGCCGTCCGCGCGACGCTGGCGCCGGTTCGGGAGGCCGAGACCGCCGCGCTGAGCCTTCGCCAGCGCGAGACCGTCGCCACGGTCGCCGCCGACCTGGAGGCCGCGCTGGAGGCCCTCGCCTCGGGCGTCTCCGCAGAGGCTCGATGCCTGGGCCGCCGCCGCCCGGCCGACCGCGTCCGCGCCGTGCTGCGGCCGTCGCCGGGCTGGCTGCCACGCCTCCGCGAGCGCGCCGCCGAGATGACCGCCGGCAGCACCGCCCCCGGCCCGACGTGGCTCGCCGCCACCGGGGCCGCCGTCGAGGCCCTCGGCCAGACCGCCGAGCACATCACCCTGCTCGCTTCGGCACAGCGGCCGGACTCCTCGGCCCGCCTCCTGGGCGACCGCGTCACCGAGGCGCTCCGGGTCGGCCGCGACGCCCTCCTGGCCGACATCGCCCGGCTGGTGGACTAGCGCGGCGCCGGGCGGGTCGGAGCGCACGGGCAGGAACGGTCGCGTCTGTAGGTTGAGCCTCTGCTCCCTCTGACTCGACCGCGCCCGCCATGCCCGCCTCTCGCCCCAGCGGCGCTCCCTCCATCCTCATCGTCGGCGCCGGAGGCATCGGCGAGGCCGTGGCCTACATGCTCCTCGACTGGGCCGACGTGCCCG from Rubrivirga sp. SAORIC476 encodes the following:
- a CDS encoding Rossmann-like and DUF2520 domain-containing protein, with translation MDTFASAFPTPRPAVALIGAGAMARALGLRLAESGYPIAAVISRRRGPAEALAQLLGAPFASDRLGDVPGVPLVILAVPDDQIADLADTLTGAPRSWQGAVVLHTSGAQTASLLEPLRQEGARTLSFHPLQTVTRDADATTLAGVSVGVEGEPPGVAAGIELAVGLGMRYLVLSAEAKPRYHLAAAMASNLLVTLMGMVQEVLASIGVDRREAMATLAPLLQGTLDNLTATSPEEALTGPVARGDIGTLRAHGLALRKDLPHLVPAYAALSVETVRLAVRAGTLAPGRAEDVLALMERMVTLPLPGTAPRTPEGPRPPAPGRAGTPS